A genome region from Christensenella minuta includes the following:
- a CDS encoding ABC transporter ATP-binding protein, whose product MEKIVVEKFSFRYPGTERYALKELSFSVEQGSFLLICGRSGSGKTTLLRCLKKEVAPHGENTGRILIGDLVPGNIPLVESAAMIGFVMQDPENQIVTDTVWHELAFGLENLGVPTGVIRRRVAETAHFFGIASWFEKSVYELSGGQKQILNLAAVMAMQPDIIILDEPTAQLDPIAAKEFLQAVKRVNEELGKTVILSEHRLDDALPLADNALYLRGGKNGFFGSPKEFARWCMNEREETFIPALPMAARLAEMWGGADGFPLSVKEGRAFLESRKEKLRAVSPQRREELSGPVMAAAQDIWFRYDKKDDFVLKGLGIEIRRREIHCITGGNGSGKSTLLCMLAGLLKPARGRVWLAGGVKPGLLMQNPKMMFACDTLRADLLENAQAFAYTGRDVENIAQIFGLKCLLDKHPYDLSGGEMQKAAIAKLLLLKPNMLLLDEPTKGIDAFAKKELADILKKIAMDGAAVILVTHDLEFAASYADRCSLLFGGEIVCTDEGKAFFLGNNFYTTALNRITRGIVPDCVILKDVLRYV is encoded by the coding sequence ATGGAAAAGATCGTGGTAGAAAAATTTTCTTTTCGCTATCCTGGGACGGAAAGATATGCCCTGAAGGAACTTAGCTTTTCTGTGGAACAAGGCTCCTTTCTGCTGATTTGTGGGCGGTCTGGAAGCGGGAAAACAACGCTTCTGCGCTGCCTGAAAAAAGAGGTCGCACCCCATGGGGAAAACACGGGCCGCATTTTGATCGGGGACCTCGTACCGGGCAATATTCCCCTGGTTGAGTCGGCGGCAATGATTGGTTTTGTGATGCAAGATCCGGAAAACCAGATTGTAACGGATACAGTGTGGCATGAATTGGCGTTCGGACTGGAAAATTTAGGCGTGCCAACAGGCGTAATTCGCAGACGCGTCGCGGAGACCGCGCATTTTTTTGGGATTGCCTCATGGTTTGAAAAAAGTGTATACGAGTTGTCGGGTGGCCAGAAGCAAATCCTTAATCTGGCAGCGGTAATGGCGATGCAGCCGGATATCATCATATTAGACGAACCAACCGCTCAACTGGATCCGATTGCGGCAAAAGAATTTTTACAAGCCGTCAAACGTGTCAACGAAGAACTGGGAAAAACCGTTATACTGTCTGAACATAGGCTGGATGACGCATTGCCCCTGGCAGATAACGCACTTTATCTGCGCGGTGGGAAAAATGGATTTTTTGGAAGTCCAAAGGAATTTGCCCGGTGGTGCATGAATGAGCGGGAGGAAACGTTTATTCCGGCTTTGCCTATGGCGGCGCGCCTTGCGGAAATGTGGGGCGGTGCGGACGGTTTCCCTCTTAGCGTGAAGGAGGGAAGGGCTTTTCTGGAGTCGCGGAAAGAAAAATTGCGGGCTGTGTCTCCGCAAAGGCGGGAGGAACTTTCGGGACCGGTAATGGCTGCGGCGCAGGATATATGGTTCCGGTATGATAAAAAAGATGATTTTGTATTGAAAGGCCTGGGCATAGAAATCAGGCGGAGGGAAATACATTGCATTACGGGCGGAAACGGGAGCGGGAAAAGCACGCTGCTTTGCATGCTTGCTGGCTTGTTAAAACCCGCGAGGGGGCGGGTTTGGCTTGCGGGTGGAGTGAAGCCCGGGCTGCTTATGCAGAATCCGAAAATGATGTTCGCATGCGATACATTGCGTGCCGACCTGTTGGAAAATGCACAGGCCTTTGCGTATACAGGGCGGGACGTAGAAAACATTGCACAAATTTTCGGGCTGAAATGCCTGCTGGATAAGCATCCCTACGATTTGAGCGGCGGAGAAATGCAGAAAGCGGCGATTGCAAAGCTGCTGCTTTTAAAACCGAATATGCTGCTTTTAGATGAGCCGACTAAAGGAATCGACGCATTCGCAAAAAAAGAGCTGGCGGATATCTTGAAAAAAATAGCAATGGATGGCGCGGCTGTTATCCTCGTAACGCATGATCTGGAATTTGCCGCCTCATATGCGGACAGGTGTTCCCTGTTGTTTGGCGGAGAGATAGTCTGCACAGACGAAGGAAAAGCGTTTTTCCTTGGAAATAATTTTTATACGACGGCCCTCAATCGGATAACGCGGGGGATCGTTCCGGATTGTGTGATCCTGAAGGATGTGCTGCGCTATGTATAA
- a CDS encoding energy-coupling factor transporter transmembrane component T family protein produces the protein MRHIFTVYHPSVVFLYLAAALACTMLSMQPVYLLISFAAGSIYAVYLNGARKYFSSLKFALVMFAVIAVLNPLFNHRGLTVLFYLAGEPVTLEAFAYGLCAGLMLLNVFIWFSCYAVLMTNDKFLYLFGKILPATALMVSMTLKLIPQTAYRARCIMNAQEGLVSGRRKKKQRFKNGVRSASVLMGWGMEDSIETADSMRARGYGARKRTAFSIFRMGRHDIFSLAAVGILASLSVVCIVLFGGKFMYYPCLKNLEGNIWAYIPYAILLFYPLLLEGRERLAWKRSW, from the coding sequence ATGCGGCATATTTTTACGGTTTACCATCCAAGCGTAGTTTTTCTGTATTTGGCGGCGGCCCTGGCATGTACGATGCTGAGCATGCAGCCAGTCTACCTTTTGATTTCCTTTGCAGCGGGAAGTATTTATGCGGTCTATCTGAATGGAGCGCGTAAATACTTTTCTTCGCTTAAATTTGCGCTGGTTATGTTTGCGGTCATTGCGGTGTTAAATCCGCTTTTTAATCATCGCGGGCTTACCGTATTGTTTTATCTGGCAGGAGAGCCTGTCACGCTGGAAGCGTTTGCTTATGGTTTGTGCGCAGGCCTTATGCTGCTCAATGTATTTATTTGGTTTTCCTGTTATGCCGTGCTTATGACCAACGACAAATTTCTCTATCTGTTTGGGAAAATATTACCTGCGACGGCACTGATGGTATCCATGACCCTGAAACTGATTCCCCAAACCGCCTACCGGGCGCGATGCATCATGAATGCGCAGGAAGGGCTGGTAAGCGGCCGCAGAAAGAAAAAGCAGCGGTTCAAAAACGGTGTACGCAGCGCATCGGTGCTGATGGGATGGGGCATGGAAGACAGTATAGAAACAGCGGATTCCATGCGCGCGCGCGGCTATGGTGCCCGTAAACGCACCGCATTTTCCATTTTCAGGATGGGCAGGCATGATATTTTTTCATTGGCTGCCGTGGGCATCCTGGCCTCGTTGAGCGTCGTCTGTATCGTTCTGTTTGGCGGAAAGTTTATGTACTATCCCTGTTTAAAAAATCTCGAAGGGAATATATGGGCGTATATTCCCTATGCAATCCTGCTTTTTTATCCACTGCTTCTGGAAGGGAGGGAACGGCTCGCATGGAAAAGATCGTGGTAG
- a CDS encoding DUF4430 domain-containing protein, which yields MKKFWSILLAGLLCIGMLAGCAPAEQQAQASGLAPEATVEQTGRPSVPESAVVSPSPSAALPPPAEESGPAAGGTGIGASSAKGKNTGTSAVKEPESGTPDGTDGAAASTPEQAGTPEFAPQQPETITCTIAIDCKAALDVEPDLANAVSSGGTILGGKTVTLDPGATVYDALRATGVTFSGKSYISSINSISEGDCGPQSGWMYSVNGDYPGVGCTKYTLSDGDSIRWRYTCNMGADIGA from the coding sequence ATGAAAAAATTTTGGAGTATATTGCTGGCCGGCCTGCTGTGCATCGGGATGCTGGCGGGCTGCGCACCGGCGGAGCAGCAGGCTCAGGCTTCCGGGCTGGCGCCGGAAGCAACGGTAGAGCAAACGGGACGGCCATCCGTCCCTGAAAGTGCGGTTGTAAGTCCATCGCCCTCCGCAGCGCTGCCACCGCCTGCGGAGGAAAGCGGGCCGGCGGCTGGCGGAACCGGTATAGGCGCTTCTTCAGCAAAGGGAAAAAATACCGGGACCTCAGCAGTTAAAGAGCCGGAGAGCGGCACACCGGACGGAACGGATGGCGCCGCCGCCAGTACGCCCGAACAGGCCGGTACACCGGAATTCGCACCGCAGCAGCCAGAGACGATTACATGTACGATCGCCATTGACTGCAAGGCGGCGCTGGATGTGGAGCCAGACCTTGCAAATGCGGTTTCCTCAGGTGGGACGATTCTCGGGGGCAAAACGGTAACGCTTGATCCGGGCGCTACCGTATACGATGCACTTAGGGCGACAGGAGTGACTTTCAGCGGCAAGAGCTATATTTCATCCATAAACTCGATCAGTGAAGGAGATTGCGGTCCCCAGAGCGGATGGATGTATAGCGTTAATGGGGATTACCCGGGTGTTGGATGCACCAAATACACACTTTCGGACGGCGACAGCATCAGGTGGCGGTATACCTGCAATATGGGGGCGGATATCGGGGCGTAA